In the genome of Limisphaerales bacterium, the window CAAGCCACCGCCTCCGACGACCGCGTGGAGGAATTCGTCACCAATATGGACACCCGAATGATTGGCAGCGCCAGCACCACAAACTATCGCGGCCGCAATGGCGCGGCGTATATGTTGCAGCTGTTCGGCAAACCGTTGCGCGAAAATAATTGCGACTGTGAACGCACCAGCAGCCCCACGCTCTTGCAAACCATCTTTACGCGGAACGATCCGGAAATGCTCGCACGCATCGAGGGAACCGCACGCGGCAGCAGCAGCTGGATCAGCGAATTGCGCGTCGCCCACGGCGAAAGCCCAAGTGATCGCGCCAATGCCGCGAAGGCCCTGCAAATGCGCCGTACCTTGGAAGGAATGCGCACCCGTGCCAAACGCTTCGCCGCCAACAAGCCGCGCAAGCCCGAAGGCGACGACCCCGCCCTCCTCAAACAGTTTCAGGCGCGGCTTAAAACATATCAGAAATCGATGGCAAAAATGCAGGGCACGATTGCGGGTTACGAAAAAAGCATTGCCAAGCTCGTGCCGCCAAAAGCAAAGCTTTCGGTCAAAGAAATCGATGCGATGATCACCGAGGTCTTCCTGCGCACGGTGAGTCGGTATCCTTCGCCGGATGAAATGAAAAGCGCCAAGGCCGATGTGGCCGCCGCAAAAGATGCCGTTACCGGTGTGCGCGATTTGCTTTGGGCGATGCTCAACACCAAAGAATTTATGGTGAATCACTAACTGAAACTTTTTAACAAAACTCAATAAGGAAATCAAAAATGGAAGAATATAGACATAACTTTGAGCGAAATGGTTTTTGCATCATACGTGGAGCTATCAATCAAGATATCATAAAAAACGCGAATCTCGTTATTGATGAGTTTTTGGCTAAACATAAACATATGTTGCTAAAAGAAGGCTTGCTTGCAGATGGATTATTACAACGAGTTGTAAATTTTCATCACTGCATAACACCTCTAAAAAATGTTTTTGTCGAGGCAATGGAGAGTTCGTCAGAGGTAACGGACAAATTCGGTAGAGCAACGCTATACACGTCACTATTTTTTGAGTTGGGCAGCCAACAACCATTACATAGAGATACACCCTATTTTTTCTCAGGAAGCCAAAGTGGATACATGGGGGTGTGGGCGGCTTTAGATGATGTCGATGATACTAATGGACCTCTGGTAGTCGTAAAGGGAAGTCACAAGTTAGGGGAGCCCAATTTGGAGAAGCTCAAAATGAAATATCACCCTAACGAGCCAGTTCCCCCATCATCATCGGAATTATTTAACGCATACAATGAAGAGCTTGTTTCATTTGCTAATAGTGCTGGCTTAGAGACTGTTGTTTGTGAGGTGAGTAAAGGCGATGTTATCGTTTGGGATCCTGCGACATTACATGGCGGGCTTCCTCACTTAAACAAAGAAAAGACTAGACGCAGTTTTGTAATGCACGTCACGCCGAAGAACATGCCGATCAAACACATGGATTATTTTTTCAATCCCAATAAGCCCATAGGGGAAACCAATAAGGACTACGAAAATTATTCAGGGCGTTTAATTGAAGTTGGCGACAAAGTCGATTTTATGCACAAGAAAATCATGCCTGTGGAGTTACTTGGTCGGTTTGATAATAAAGGGGAGAAAAATTAATGACAAACAAACAAGTCAAGGAATTAGGAATCCCTCACATTGAAAGCCCATTTTTTCCCATATTATTTGATTCTGAACACCAATATTATCGTTACGCAGAAGACATGAATAGAAATGGCTATACAATAATAAAGGCAAATCAACTGTTACCGACTTCCGATTTTGCCGATCGTTTGGTAAAGGAAATTCGCGAAAAATTTAAAATAGATATACCTAGAAGAATTCAAGATTTACGTGACTCTGTTTCGATTGTTGAAGAATTCATCCATCATCCAAAACTACTAGAGCTCTTAAAATATCTCTATGGGAGAAATCCATTTCCTTTCCAAACACTACATTTTACACATGGCAGTGAACAACATTTTCATAGCGATGCAACACATTTTAATTCAATGCCTGAACGTTACATGTGTGGGGTATGGCTTGCACTAGAGGATATTGGAGAAAGCCAAGGCCCCTTAGAATTTTATCCCGGATCTCATAAATTCCCAATTATTGAAAATGAACATCTTGGAATTGACCTGCTCGTTGAGGAAAAAGTTGACCAAGAAAGCTATGAAGGGGTTTGGCGTGAACTCGTGCAAACAGCCGGTATAGCTAGAGAAAAATTTATAGCTAAAAAGGGGGACATAATTATTTGGGCCGCCAATTTACTTCATGGTGGTTGTAAGCATACGGACTATAACAAATCAAGGTTCAGCCAAGTAACACACTATTATTTTAATAATTGTACCTATTACTCCCCAATGGATTCAGATAAGCAACATTGCTTCATTAAGCAACGATTTGATAATATTGAAGGTCACCAAGGTAATGATTTACATGATTCTCGTAAAAATGTTGTTGATGAATTCAGGGCTAGCTATCAGTCTCTTATTGATCAACATCGAAAGTTACCAAATGATTTCGACGCAGAAAAATATTTATCTCTTCATCGAGATGTAAGGGACGGGGGAATCAACCCCGTAACGCACTATATTTTGTACGGTCGATATGAAGGGAGATCGTATAAATGAACGATGCACTGCAGAATATATGTGATCTTTCAAAGATACTAAAAAGTTCATACGGTGAGAGCCTTAGCGAAACTTCGGGTGGAGGTGATCCGGCTGTCGTTGCCAAAAATTGGAGAGATCTTGTTGCAAGACATCTTCAGATGCCAAAAAATAGTACAGTTCTAGATTATGGGTGTGGAATCGGCCGTTTGGCAATTGGTTTATTGGAAGATAGGAATGATTTAAAATACTTTGGCATCGATGTGGTTCCTGAATTTATTGAGTTCGCAAAAAAATACATTACCAAAATAAATGAAAATTTCATTTTTTTTCTTGTCGATGATGCGAATGAATATTATGAAAAATATACAATAAAAGATAAGACAAAATCCGATTATACTCGTTTTGATTTTTTAGAATGCAAGCCTGATTTTATTTTCGCTCTTTCCCTCTTTAGTCATCTAAATATAGTAGAAGCGCAGAAAGTGTTAAAAAACATCTCTTCATGTATGCACGATGACAGTGTGGTCTTTTTAACGACATTCATTATCGATATTGAAGCGAAAAATTCTATGAGATCGAGTGAAACTTTTCCATTCAATCCAAATTCAACTCATTATTATGAGAGTTATGTTGAAGACGACTATAATGGACCTCAATCAGCTATTGGTTTTGAAAGATCTACTTTAGAAGACCTTTTTTTAACGTATAATCTCGTAATAACTCAACAAATAAGTGGGTATTGGCGTGGCCATAGCTATGCCAACAATAAGTCTCTGCAAGATATTTTAATATTAAGGAAGAGAAAACAAATCCCCGACGATTTTGATGAGGATTTGTATCTTGATAGACACGAAGATGTCAAAAATAGTGGAATGAGTCCAAAATTTCATTGGCTTTCATTTGGGTTTCATGAAGGCCGTCAGCTAAAATGAACGATATCCCCATTACAGTTCGGGGAGTTTCAAAAACATACGAACTCTATAGAAGACCATTTGATAGACTTAAGCAGAGTTTTATTAATATAAAAAACAATATAGGCTTGGATGCGAAGCCGTTGTGGGATGAATTTGTAGCATTGAATGATGTCTCCTTTGATGTAAAACGAGGTGAAACCGTTGGCATAATCGGTCCAAATGGATGTGGCAAATCAACATTATTGCAAATAGTCAGTGGTACACTTACACCTTCCAGTGGTCATGTGGAAACACACGGCAGAATAGCTGCTCTTCTTGAACTGGGGAGCGGATTTAATCCTGAACTGACTGGTCGTGAGAATGTGTACATCAATGCAGCCATTATAGGCCTGTCCAATCAAGAAATATCGTACCGATTTGATGATATCGTATCGTTCGCCGATATTGGTAATTTTTTAGACCAACCGGTAAAAAATTATTCCAGCGGGATGATGGTGAGACTTGCGTTTGCCGTTCAGTCGCAAATAGATCCTGATATTCTAATAGTTGACGAAGCCTTGGCTGTAGGCGACGCGAAGTTTCAGGCCAAATGCTTTGAACGTCTTCGCCAGCTCAAAGAAAGAGGAACCAGCATATTATTAGTAACACACTCCAGTGAGCAAATTGTCACCCACTGTTCAAAGGCGATCTTGTTAGATAAGGGCGTTCAACTTGAAACAGGGGAGCCCAAATTTGTTGTCAATCGATACCATGATCTGTTATTTAGTAAATCAAGAAATACAGCTTTCGGTCAAAGAAATCGATGCGATGATCACCGAGGTCTTCCTGCGCACGGTNNNNNNNNNNNNNNNNNNNNNNNNNNNNNNNNNNNNNNNNNNNNNNNNNNNNNNNNNNNNNNNNNNNNNNNNNNNNNNNNNNNNNNNNNNNNNNNNNNNNNNNNNNNNNNNNNNNNNNNNNNNNNNNNNNNNNNNNNNNNNNNNNNNNNNNNNNNNNNNNNNNNNAAGAATTTATGGTGAATCACTAACTGAAACTTTTTAACAAAACTCAATAAGGAAACTAAAATGGCTAAACATACATATTGTGACGGAGTGCAACGGCGCGACTTTCTTAAAGTAGGCGCGTTGAGTGGATTCGGCCTGGGAATGGGGCTGCCGCAATTTCTGGCGAAAGCCGGTGATGGCGCGGTGAACCCCAACGCCAAAGGCAAGGCGGCGATCTTCGTGCGCCTCGGCGGCGGGCCCACCCATATGGACACGTTTGATCTTAAACCCGACGCGCCGGACACGCATCGCGGCGAGTTCAAAGAAATCAAAACCAATGTCCCCGGTGTGCGCTTCTGCGAGCACCTGCCCAAGCTGGCGAAGGTGGCCGATAAATTTGCCATCCTGCGCGGCGTGAGCCACACGCTGGCAGCGCACGCGCTGGGCACGCAATATTTAATGACCGGCAACCGTCCGTTGCCCAGCTTGCGCTTCCCGACTTACGGTGCGGTGGTCAGCAAAGAAATGGGAAGCGCCAAGGAATTGCCAGCCTTCGTGGCCGTGCCAAATCAGGGCAACGATCCCACCGGATTTCTCGGCGTGGAGTACGGGCCGTTTGAAACGGGTTCTTCCCCGCGTGCGGGCGTGCGGATGGATGTGCGCGGCTTGGCGCTGAACGGCGTCACACTCGATGAAGTGGATCGCCGCAACAACCTCGTGGCCAAGTACGATCAAGCCTTCGGCAATTTTGTAAAGGACGACAAAATTCTCGCCGGCATGGATGAGTTCAGCGCCAAGGCATACCAAATGATGCGCAGCACCAAAGCACGCGAAGCGTTTGATCTCACCCGCGAAAGCCCCGCGATCAGCGGCTTGTTTGATGACCAAAGTTTTTCGCAAAGCTGCCTGTTGGCCACGCGCTTGGTGCAATCCGGTGTGAAGTTTGTGACGCTCAATCTCGGCGGTTGGGATACCCACAACGACAACTGGAACCGCCTCAAGAACACCAACCTCCCCGCGCTGGACGCCGGCCTCAGTGGCTTGTTTGCGACGTTGGAGGAAAAGGGAATGCTCGAAAGCACCTCCGTTTTTGTGACCGGCGAATTTGGCCGCACGCCGAAGATCAATGCCCGCACCGGGCGCGATCATTATCCGCGCGCGATGTTCTGCCTAATGGCCGGCGGCGGCATGAAAGGCGGTCAAGTGATTGGCGCCTCCGACGCCAAAGGCGAAGGTCCGAAGGACAAAGCTATCACCCCCGACGATGTGGCGGCGAGCTTCATCCATTCGCTCGGCATTGATCCGACGAAGGAATACCACACCCCCTCCGGCCGGCCCGTAATGATCGTCCGCGACGGCACGGTGATTCCAGAGTTGTTCTAAAGAAACAAATTACTCCAGCCCCGCAGGAAACTGCGGGGCTTTTTTTGTTTGAACCGCCAAGGTACAAAGACGCCAAGGAAAATTTGGGCTTGGCCTTTGGGGGGCTGGGCGGTTCAAATGGGCGGGTGATGTTATTGCATTTGAATTTGTCTCCTCATCTTCACGCAACGGATGGGGTTTGGATGGTGTTGGGGGCGTGGGTGTTGTGGCGGGTGATCGCGGCGGTCCGAGCTCGATAATTTTACCGATGGCTGATGAGAAACAATCTGAATCTGAAAAGGCGAAACCCGCTGAGGCTGAGGTTTCGGAGGTGAAGCCGGTGGAGGAGATGAGTGAGGAGGAGCAGTTGGCGGCGTATGAGGAGGAGATGAAGAATTCCGATTGGGGGCATCAGCCCTGTTAAGATTTTTTGTGGGGACGGTTGAGCCACCCTTCGGCTCAGCAGGAGCACCGCCCTCCCGTGTGCAATCCCCATATTCACAAAAAACTTGGTGCCTTTGCGCCTTGGCGGTTCAACTTTTATTTACCTTAAATCAAACGCTTTGCGTTGGATGGTGGCGTGGTGGTCCTTGAGGGTTTTGGCGATGGCAGGGCGGCTGAGGTCTTTGCGAAAGGCGATGGAGGATTCGGATTTCAGATCGCGGATGACGTAGCAGTAGGTGTTGTTGGCCATCATGCCGAGGAGCTCGCCTTTTTGGCTGAGGACGAGGTCGCCTTTGGAGGGGTTGAAGCTGCTGCTGAAGAGGCCGCCGATGAAGGGTTTATCCATCTTCACGTATCCTTGGTGGGCGGGGTTAAATTTGAATTCCACTTCGCCGTAGGATTTGCCGTCACGGCTGATGACGAAGGCTTTGGGGAATTGATAGGGTCTGGAGGCAATTTGATAGGGTCGAATGCCGCGGCTGGCGGCTTCGGCGATATTCATGAGCGGCGAGGCGAGGACGCGCGGTTCACCGGCTTGGAATTGCGCGTAGGGTAGGTAGAAGGGCACGGGCTTGGCTTGGCCGGTTACGGGGGTGCTCAGGGTGGCTTCCACGTGGCTGACGCCGGTTGCTTCGGGACGGATGGCGAAGGGGGTGTCGCTGGTGTGCAACAGGCCGAATACAAAGTTGCCTTGCTGGATGAGGATGGTGTCGGTTTGGGTAGTGGTGCGGCCGGATTTGAGCCAGACTTTGACGCCGCGGCTGCGGAATTGGCGGAAAAGGGTGTTGGCGCTGATGGGGGTGTTGNNNNNNNNNNNNNNNNNNNNNNNNNNNNNNNNNNNNNNNNNNNNNNNNNNNNNNNNNNNNNNNNNNNNNNNNNNNNNNNNNNNNNNNNNNNNNNNNNNNNNNNNNNNNNNNNNNNNNNNNNNNNNNNNNNNNNNNNNNNNNNNNNNNNNCCTTGAGATTAACTTTAGTTTTGGAGAGCTCGGTGGTCAGGGTTTCGGATTTTTGTTCAGCGGCCTGGGCGCGGGTGGTGGCGTTGGCGGCTTGTTGCTGGGCGGCGTTGGCGGTGGCGTTGGCGGTGGCCTTGGCGATCTCGGCGGCTTGGGCGCGGGTGGCGGCGGCATCTGCGCGGTTGGCGGCGGCATCCGCGCGTTTGCGTTCGGCGTCGGTGCGGGTATTGGCATCGGCGATGCTTTTGTCAGCGCGGGCATTGGCATCGGCGATGCTTTTGTCAGCGCGGGCATTGGCGTCAGAAGCGTTTTTTTGCGCCGCGGCGAGGGCCATCTCGGCGCGCTTTTGGGCATCGTCGGCGTTTTTCTTGGCGGTGTTGAGATTGATTTCAAGATTGTTGATGTCGCCTTTGAGTTTGGCGGCCTCTGCCTCAAGTTTTTTGCGTTCTGCTTCGAGTTTCTTTTTTTCCTCTTCGCTGAGCGTGGACTGTTGGGTGCGTTCTTTGAGTTGTTCGAGGGCGATGCGGTTGGCTTTTTGGGCGGCGTTTTTTTCGGCCTCTTCTGCTTGAGCTTTGCGATACCAGCCGAGGGCTTTTTGCTCGGCATCGTCAATCTTTTTGGCGCTGGCTTGCTGGCTTTCGGTGGCGGTATTGGAGAGGTTGATGTAGGCGCGCTTTTGTTCATCCAGTTCGACGGCGGTTTGTTTAAACTGTAACCGCACCAGCTCAAGGTCGCGGTGGGGATCGCCTAAGCCGGCGCCCGCGGATTGGGAGCCTCCGACGCCTGAGTTCTCGTTCTTTTTGGTTTCAATCTCATCCCACGCGGTGAAATGGATGAGGTTGAGCAGTAAGAAATCGCAAAGGATGAGCAGGAGTGTTTTATTCATAACAAGAGATTATTGGGTGTGGGTGCCGGGCGCGGCTTCGGCGTCCATAATGAGTTGCTGGCGTGTTCCCCGGACGTGATGGATTTTGACAATCGCCACGCATAGGATGCCAAAAATATTTGATGCGTACGCCACGGAAAGGCTGATGCCATCAAGGCCCAGCATTTTGGCGGCGAGGGTGAGAGCGGTTCCGGCGATGCCGATGTAGAGGCCCATGTCGAAGAGGTTGTCTTCATTTTCCAGAAGGCGCAGCTTGAGCAGGGGATCGCCCGTGCCGGAGCGGATTTCGTCCACTTTGGATTTGCAGGTGATGTATACGATGATTTGGATCGCCGCAAAGGCGAGGGCCAGAAAGATGTTGAGAGCAAGGTGGCTGCTGGTTGCAAACATAGTGTTTTTGAGTTCCGAGTTTGGGGTTTGGTTTTCGTCCTCACTGAGGACGGGTAAATTGATGGACACGGTGTATTCAGAGGATTGCGCGGGCTGGAGGAGTACGGGCTCGCCGAGGGCCACGAGGGTGAGGAACAGGGCGCAGGCCATGGCTCGGCGGCGCAGGATGAAGTCGCGCACGGCGTTGGCGCCGTTGGCGGTTATGGTAAAAAAACTGTTCCAAGCGCGCATGAGGATGATGCAGCCGAGGCCGAGTAACAGGTATTTTACAAAGAGCGCCCAGCTGGGATGGCGCAGGCTGAAGGAAGCGGCGGAGTCGAGACCCAACCCGGCACGATCGGATACGGGCAGTTGCTGTGCGAGCACCAACATCATGGAGCCGCGCCCGTGGCGCATGGCGTTTTGTAGCCAGCGGGTGCCGGGGCGCCCGTGGCGAATGAGGTAGCGCGTAACGGCTTCGGGCTGGCCGCTCCAAATAGAGGCGGCGTACACGGCGGGAAATTCAGAATGTTCCAGAGGAATGAACGGCAACGCGGTCCATTCGGCACGCGTGAGTTTGCCGTTGGCGTCGGCGTCCCACTGGATGGGCTGGCCTTTGGCGTCCCGGTTGATCGCGTGGCTGAAGAGGTTGGCGAAGGGCGTTTCGATCAATTCATCGGCAGTGATGAGGTTATCGCTTTTGCCGTTTTCATCCAGTTCGTTAAACGTATCAAAGGGGGGCACGAGTGTTTGCAGTTTGGCAATTTTTGCTAAATGCATAAGGGAGAGCGTGCTTTCGGTGTCGCGCATCAATTGGCCCAGTTGCGGCTGGGTGAGCCGGCTGGCGAGCAGGGTTAAGGAGTGAAGTGCTTCGTGTAGCTCGCTGGTGTTGGCATCCTGCCCGAGGCGATGGAGTTGCAGGTTTAGATCCTGATGAAATTTTCCATTAGCTTCGAGAACGGCGGCGAG includes:
- a CDS encoding phytanoyl-CoA dioxygenase family protein, which codes for MEEYRHNFERNGFCIIRGAINQDIIKNANLVIDEFLAKHKHMLLKEGLLADGLLQRVVNFHHCITPLKNVFVEAMESSSEVTDKFGRATLYTSLFFELGSQQPLHRDTPYFFSGSQSGYMGVWAALDDVDDTNGPLVVVKGSHKLGEPNLEKLKMKYHPNEPVPPSSSELFNAYNEELVSFANSAGLETVVCEVSKGDVIVWDPATLHGGLPHLNKEKTRRSFVMHVTPKNMPIKHMDYFFNPNKPIGETNKDYENYSGRLIEVGDKVDFMHKKIMPVELLGRFDNKGEKN
- a CDS encoding phytanoyl-CoA dioxygenase family protein, with product MTNKQVKELGIPHIESPFFPILFDSEHQYYRYAEDMNRNGYTIIKANQLLPTSDFADRLVKEIREKFKIDIPRRIQDLRDSVSIVEEFIHHPKLLELLKYLYGRNPFPFQTLHFTHGSEQHFHSDATHFNSMPERYMCGVWLALEDIGESQGPLEFYPGSHKFPIIENEHLGIDLLVEEKVDQESYEGVWRELVQTAGIAREKFIAKKGDIIIWAANLLHGGCKHTDYNKSRFSQVTHYYFNNCTYYSPMDSDKQHCFIKQRFDNIEGHQGNDLHDSRKNVVDEFRASYQSLIDQHRKLPNDFDAEKYLSLHRDVRDGGINPVTHYILYGRYEGRSYK
- a CDS encoding class I SAM-dependent methyltransferase — encoded protein: MNDALQNICDLSKILKSSYGESLSETSGGGDPAVVAKNWRDLVARHLQMPKNSTVLDYGCGIGRLAIGLLEDRNDLKYFGIDVVPEFIEFAKKYITKINENFIFFLVDDANEYYEKYTIKDKTKSDYTRFDFLECKPDFIFALSLFSHLNIVEAQKVLKNISSCMHDDSVVFLTTFIIDIEAKNSMRSSETFPFNPNSTHYYESYVEDDYNGPQSAIGFERSTLEDLFLTYNLVITQQISGYWRGHSYANNKSLQDILILRKRKQIPDDFDEDLYLDRHEDVKNSGMSPKFHWLSFGFHEGRQLK
- a CDS encoding ABC transporter ATP-binding protein; the protein is MNDIPITVRGVSKTYELYRRPFDRLKQSFINIKNNIGLDAKPLWDEFVALNDVSFDVKRGETVGIIGPNGCGKSTLLQIVSGTLTPSSGHVETHGRIAALLELGSGFNPELTGRENVYINAAIIGLSNQEISYRFDDIVSFADIGNFLDQPVKNYSSGMMVRLAFAVQSQIDPDILIVDEALAVGDAKFQAKCFERLRQLKERGTSILLVTHSSEQIVTHCSKAILLDKGVQLETGEPKFVVNRYHDLLFSKSRNTAFGQRNRCDDHRGLPAHG
- a CDS encoding DUF1501 domain-containing protein, yielding MAKHTYCDGVQRRDFLKVGALSGFGLGMGLPQFLAKAGDGAVNPNAKGKAAIFVRLGGGPTHMDTFDLKPDAPDTHRGEFKEIKTNVPGVRFCEHLPKLAKVADKFAILRGVSHTLAAHALGTQYLMTGNRPLPSLRFPTYGAVVSKEMGSAKELPAFVAVPNQGNDPTGFLGVEYGPFETGSSPRAGVRMDVRGLALNGVTLDEVDRRNNLVAKYDQAFGNFVKDDKILAGMDEFSAKAYQMMRSTKAREAFDLTRESPAISGLFDDQSFSQSCLLATRLVQSGVKFVTLNLGGWDTHNDNWNRLKNTNLPALDAGLSGLFATLEEKGMLESTSVFVTGEFGRTPKINARTGRDHYPRAMFCLMAGGGMKGGQVIGASDAKGEGPKDKAITPDDVAASFIHSLGIDPTKEYHTPSGRPVMIVRDGTVIPELF